One window of Lytechinus variegatus isolate NC3 chromosome 2, Lvar_3.0, whole genome shotgun sequence genomic DNA carries:
- the LOC121409619 gene encoding glutamyl-tRNA(Gln) amidotransferase subunit C, mitochondrial-like → MSVIHIISRFARSHSEPVARRFFCNKYTTSNSKIPEKPQWRDTKQKEKVKVDPQTIENLERLALVNFNSSAGVERLEHAITLAEQLDDVDTTGVKPMASVLEDRELYLRDDTVTEGYCTEEILMNAAKTCEGYFVAPPGNIPLSSQVTQQVSDGIRKDEDR, encoded by the exons ATGTCAGTGATTCACATCATATCCAGATTTGCAAGGTCACATTCTGAGCCAGTAGCAAGACGATTTTTCTGCAACAAGTATACCACCTCTAATTCAAAG ATTCCTGAGAAACCCCAATGGAGAGATACAAAACAGAAAGAGAAG GTTAAGGTGGATCCTCAGACCATTGAAAACCTAGAGAGGTTAGCGCTTGTCAACTTTAACAGTTCAGCTGGTGTAGAGCGATTGGAGCATGCCATCACCCTTGCAGAGCAACTTGATGATGTTGATACCACTGGAGTCAAACCAATGGCATCAGTCCTTGAAGATAG AGAGTTATACTTGAGAGATGACACAGTAACTGAAGGCTACTGCACAGAGGAGATTCTCATGAATGCTGCCAAGACTTGTGAAGGATACTTTGTTGCTCCTCCTG GAAACATCCCTCTGTCTTCTCAAGTTACCCAACAAGTTTCAGATGGAATCAGAAAGGATGAAGACAGATGA
- the LOC121408857 gene encoding uncharacterized protein LOC121408857, whose translation MTALQCILIFLIPLALSTIRGAVCSLDHVPTSVCHCSLTDHRSGLYVPISYLDVWEDDPFGYLDALQETFGFPDIDHFGYSDDFEGDPLGFLNTQQDKEYDYPNRFEDHQFEYPDIGEELNCTYRCEMNIMNEGISLCASMHENIYIMIPSLYSYGYYLATDDLYKENIEEICTKLQYQRTSSLSDNFYGCGDFKWCHNFPDEAVNDTSLETGNQKMKKSVNLTQYGDTIQALQGLSTASNPHSSTPRMKPSCCHGNRTSEDDAVRRTSQVCYECRSYLWGYCGEDFHPSSEGVMEVQCDHGCQKSVHPDHVSRGCLSLDHYDECTNKVCMTSPCTHCCNGDLCNKAQHSIHISTSGIALNFQVILLLILNTCLLQYD comes from the exons ATGACAGCTTTGCAATGTATTCTCATATTTCTGATCCCACTTG CTTTGTCAACGATTAGAGGAGCTGTGTGCTCTCTGGATCATGTACCAACTTCCGTATGCCATTGCTCTCTGACCGACCACCGAAGCGGTTTGTATGTTCCAATCAGCTATTTGGATGTGTGGGAGGATGACCCATTCGGTTACCTAGATGCTTTGCAAGAGACCTTTGGGTTTCCGGACATTGACCATTTCGGGTATTCGGATGACTTTGAGGGCGATCCACTCGGCTTCCTAAATACGCAGCAGGATAAAGAGTATGACTATCCGAATCGTTTTGAGGATCACCAATTCGAGTATCCGGATATAGGGGAGGAGCTTAACTGCACTTACAGGTGTGAG ATGAATATAATGAATGAAGGAATATCACTCTGTGCATCCATGCATGAAAACATATACATCATGATCCCTAGCTTATATTCTTATGGCTACTACTTGGCAACTGATGATCTctacaaagaaaatattgagGAAATTTGCACTAAACTGCAATATCAACGGACATCCTCCTTGTCAG aCAATTTTTACGGATGCGGAGACTTTAAGTGGTGTCATAATTTCCCAGATGAGGCCGTTAATGATACATCACTTGAAACTGGAAACCAGAAAATGAAG AAGTCAGTAAATTTGACCCAATATGGAGATACAATCCAGGCACTGCAGGGATTAAGCACTGCATCTAATCCCCATTCTAGCACACCAAGGATGAAAccatcttgttgccatggtaacagaaCCTCTGAAGATGATGCAGTGAGGAGAACCAGTCAGGTTTGCTACGAGTGTCGGAGCTATCTATGGGGTTACTGTGGGGAGGACTTCCATCCTAGCAGTGAGGGGGTAATGGAGGTTCAATGTGACCATGGATGTCAG AAATCAGTTCATCCAGATCATGTCAGCCGAGGATGTCTGTCTTTGGATCATTATGATGAATGTACAAACAAAGTTTGTATGACAAGCCCGTGTACCCACTGCTGTAATGGAGATTTATGTAATAAAGCACAGCACAGCATCCATATTTCTACATCTGGTATAGCATTGAACTTTCAGGTTATTCTACTTCTAATACTAAACACATGCCTATTACAGTATGATTAA
- the LOC121408858 gene encoding elongin-B-like: MDVFLMIKRQKTTIFTDAKETNTVFELKRIIEGITKKSPEDQQLYKDGDTLDDTKTLGDCGLTSNTAKAQAPAMLGLAFRECEGADFEQLNITPYSNPPELPDVMKPSDSTTNTVDQPVQ, from the exons ATG GATGTCTTCTTGATGATCAAGCGTCAGAAGACGACCATCTTCACTGATGCAAAGGAGACGAACACTGTATTTGAACTGAAGCGAATCATTGAGGGCATTACCAAGAAGTCACCAGAAGACCAACAGCTGTACAAGGATGGAGACACACTAGATGATACCAAGACACTGGGAGACTGTGGACTAACAAGCAACACTGCCAAGGCACAAGCACCAGCCATGCTTGGGCTTGCCTTCAGAGAAT GTGAAGGTGCTGACTTTGAGCAATTAAACATCACACCCTACTCCAATCCCCCAGAGCTGCCTGACGTTATGAAGCCATCAGATTCCACAACCAACACAGTAGATCAACCAGTCCAATAG